GTCCCGGCAGCCTTCTGTGTTCTGGAAGCTCGGCAAAGCCCCAAGGTGACGGCCAGGCCTCCGGGGTCCACGTGTGTGACGCCCTCTatcagaggaggagctggggtgcTCAGCCCAGCACTGTCCGAGCGCAGCGCAGTGCAGCCTCCTGAGACCCAGCCCCACGCCCTGGGCAGGGCCCAGACTGTGGCCAGGAGTccctcggccccgtgtgtctgGGGGTCACAGAGGCCGTAGTGGGCCCAGGGTTCTCGGGGCCTGGGTGCAGGCAGCCTTTGGTTTCCCAGCAGAGACCTCAGATGCAGGCGCCTGTGCtgccggccctgccagcccctctgcacccGGCTCCCTCTCCCGAGGCAGCTCTGCACACggagccctgcctgctgcctggggaGGGCCTGGAGGGCGGAGCAGTGAGGGACCTGGACGggaggggacggggtggggggagggcagagccctggagtcacttggtttctctctctgtctctctgttagaAATATTCCCACGTTTCTACTATGTTTCCAAGCAGTGCACCCCGTACTGCCCGCTGATTATCATACCCGCGGATTCTCCAGGCAGGTCGTTTGTGATTTTAAAGCCCCTGCCCTTCGTGTACATAAAGTGCTGTAAACATCCCTTGTGCAACGACAACGTGCCCAATGTCAACGAGACGGCGTTCCGGGAATACCCGGGGAGAGCAGGCGGGAGGCCACGCGGCCGTGCCGTGCTTTCCTTCCTCCCGGCGCTGGCCTTGGCCTCCGATGGCCTCAGGCTGCTGTGAGTGTGGGACGTGCCCAGGGCGGCCAGCTCTGGAGCGCCAGCTCACTGCGCACGGTCGCAACGTGTTGCATTAAACTTGCTTTGTGTTGGTCACCTCTTGGTCTGACTTCGAGGGCCCCCAGGACGGGTGGGTGGGAGCATTGGGCACAGGCCCGGGAGCGAGTCCACGTCTGCTGGTGGTCACTCTGTCGACAAGGCCTTGTCCTGGGAGCCGAGCTCCACGCCCGCTCCTCCCCCCCCAACACTTTGCCTCTGAGTATTGGTGGGGAGGGGCCTGTGAGGAGGAggtgcccagggctgctgccctTTCCGCTGTTctgggggagagacagactcGAGGCTATGGCAGCCTAGAGGAAAGATCTCttcaggtggagctcctgggacAGCGTGCTGGGCACCCCTCCCCGTGGGGGAGGCACCACCCCCGCCTCTCTCAGCACTTCCTGCCAGAGCCCCCGGAGCAGAGAAGGCGTTCCCCGGAGTGAGTCTGGACTTGGCCACCGCACAGGCGCGGGTTCACGATTCCCCTGCTTGGGCTCCGCCAGCGTCTGGAAGTTGGGCCCGGGAGACAGCAGCAAGGTCAGTGTCTTCCGTCTCCCAGAGGACTCCGCTCTCCAAAGTCAGCCGGGAAGCCAGACGCAAAGTTCTGCACAAACCGGGGCCTGTGTCTGCACAAAACCGCGGACCTTCCTCTCCTGtgcccccgccctgcccagcctccaccTGGTCTGCCTGCTGAGCAAGGAAGCTTCAGGAACCTTCCAGAAAGCATTTCTGTGGCAGTTCCAGTCGTGCACGCGGGCAGTACTGGCCAGGATCAGTGTCCCCGGTGCTCCAGCGAGCacattcctggcccagcccaggccccctgTACACAGCCTGCCCCGCGACAGCCACGCCCAGGACCTTTCAGCCCAGCCGCTGCCAGTCCACATCCCCGGGCCAGTGAGAGTGGACGCTCTGCCACAACGAGCAGAGACTGCATGGCCAGCTCACGTGGCAGCCCCTTCCGCAGTGGCTGTCATCTGTGGGGCAGCGACGGGAAGCCGAGCGTGGGGACGGCGGGGTCCTGGGTCATGTGAGGGGCACTCTGACGTCTGCGGGAGGGCCCAGGTTCCTGTGGGCCATGAAGTTCGTAGGAATGAAGCATGTGCTGTCCCCTGGGGGACACTTCCTGGAAGTCCCTGTGGAAGGAAGGAGCTGGGGTGGCGTTTAGAACAACTCCAGGCTCGGCACGACAGCTCTGTCATGAAAATGAGCCCTGGAGGCCTCGCGGAGCAAACGGGAAGGCAGGTCAAGAGCAAGGGCCAGACCGGAAGGAGCTGGCACCACCGGCCGAGTGGGGCAGAACCTGGGCGACGcctcctcccagcagcctggAGAGCCGGAGGCAGGGGTCCACAGCACCTCAGGGGCGGGAAGGGCCAGGAAGTGGAGGGAATCTGTTTCCTGCTGTTTTCTCTGTGGAGCAGAAAACAGGAGTCTGTTCAGAGAGCAAGCGGCCCGGTGAGGCTGCGGGGTGAGGGGGGCTGTGGTCCCcaaagacaggaagaggagaggtgGTGGGGACGGGACACGGGGGACCCCAGCAGTGTGTTGGTCACGGCTGAGACCTGCAGGAGCTGTGGGTGGAGTTCCTTGGGCGCAGTCCTTGTACGGGAGCGAGAACAGCCGGTGGCTGAAGCCCCCTCCCTGGGAGTGAGCTGAGCCACAGGGCCCCGTGGCCCACAGAGATTTGCAGatgtccttgggaaagcagttggcCATGAGTTGTGGAAATCTGAGTGCAGAGCGAAGGAAGtgacagcagggggctggagcccTCCTCAGAGAACGGCTCCCAGGGCGGGGACATATGAGCTTAACAGTCATTATCAAGTCCAAGTGATGACAGTGAACCACATTGTGGTCAATGAACAATGACCAAGTACAGTTCACTCCAGGAATGCAAGAATGGCTCAACCTTAGAACCAGATGATGGGCcaggctgtggcgtagcaggtgaagctgctgcctgcactgccagcatcccatgaggccaccggttcgagtcccagctgctccacttccgatccaactctgctgtgtcctgggaaagcagaggaagatggcccaagtccttgggcccctgcacccaatgggagacctgggagaagctcctggctcctgactcctggcttcggatcggcgcagctctaggaGTTGAggccttctgaggagtgaaccagtagttggaagattctcattctgtctcttgttctcgctctctctcctgccttggcctctgcctctgcctctctgtaaatctgcctttcaaagaaagaaaatcttaaaaaaaaaaaaaaaaaacaaaacaaaacaaaaaaactagcaCTCTGTAGCGAGAGAATAAAGCGGAGAGCCTCGTGAGACCCACAGCGCCGTGAGGGATGTTGCAAAGTCCTAGATAATGAGGATAGGCGGCCATTCGCGAAAGCTGAAGCCAGCACCGTTCTCTTGACGTCACTTTTTTCTTGGAAGTAGCTTGTAGACGTctcctcccattctgtcggctgcCTTGCCGCTCAGCGGCCACTTTCTTCATCGGGATGTGTACACTGTGCTGTGCAGACCTCAGGTCCTTATAATCCCGTTTGTCTACTTTTGCTTCTGTTGCCTTTGCTTTGAGGTCTTATGCAAAAGAGCCATTGCCCCCACCGGTGTCGTGGAGTGATTCCCCTGTCTGTTTTCTGGGAATCCcatggtttcaggtcttacatcCTGAGTTGATGTTTGTGGACACTGTGGGAGGTAGGGCTGTGATCTCCATTCCACACGGGTATCCACGTTTGCTGGCATGGTGTGTTAGaaagcctctcctctctgctcggCACCCTCATGGACACTCAGTAGGCTGTGAGTGGGTTAGCTCCTGAATGCTCCATTCTGTCCACTGATGGGTGGGTCAGGTTCTCCGTCAGTCCCACactgttttaaccactgtgtctTGAAAATAGGCAtgggatgcctccagctttcttcCGTTTTATTGGCTCAGGACCACTTGCTCTGTTCTGGATGTTTCATGATTCTCTGTGCTTGTAGGATTTCCTAGTTCTGTGAAGAGtggcattggtattttgatggggtcTTATTGAATCCACAGATTGCTATAGGTAATACGGATGTTTTAGCAAAATCAGTTCGTTCTTCCAACCAATGTTCGTGGAATAttgttccattttttgtgtcctctgAAGTTTATCCCGTCATATTTTCATTGTGGGTGTCTAAACTCATTCTGATGTTTCTGTGGTTACTGTAAATGGAATTGCATCCTTGAGTCCCCTGGGAGCAAGGCCAGGGGTGGTGTACAGAACTCCTGTCTTTGGTATATTGGCTGTGTATTCCGTGACTGTTCTAGTTGACTTACCAGTTGTAACAGTTTTTGGTGGCGGGGTTAGGGCATTCCATGTGCAAAGCCACAGCACCTGGGGACACTGTTGTGACTTCCCCCGTCCCTCCTCTGTGCTTCGCTTTCTCTCCATTCCCTAACAGCTCTTGCCGACACTTCCAGTACTAGGCTGAACCACCCTGGTGAAAGTGGGCGTCCTGTCTTGTTCCAAATCTGAGGCCAAtgctttctgctttcccccatTCACTAAGAAATTGGCAGTTTATTTGCCATATTCTGCGTTTGTAATTTTGAGATGTTTCTTGTATATATAATgcattaagatttttgttttgggGCCAACACCATGGCATCGTGGCCTTagtgtctgcctgtggcactgcaccccttatggatgccggttcaagtcttggctgctcctctcctgatccagctccctgctgatggcgtGGGAGGGCCATGGAGGATTACCCAcatgcttgggccgctgcacccacgtgggagacctggaagaagttcctgagtcctggctttggatcggctcagctctggccgttgtgacccttggaggggtgaaccagtaaatagcagatctttctctctgtccctctccctctgtaactctacctcttaagtaaatgaacataatttttagaaatttgttttATCATGAAGTGATCTTGAatcttaccaaatgctttctgaGCACTTCtgtggttttttaattttcattgtgctGGTGAAGCGTACGACATTTACTGATTCGTGGATGTTGAACACACTTTCCTCCTGAGGCAGATGCCGCACGGCCGTGCTGTGTGATCTTGTTGAGGTAGTGCTGCGTTTGGTTTCCAGTCATTTGTTGAGGATCTTTGCATCAGTACTCCTGGAGAATATCGATCCCtagttttccttttccttgtttatttgtgCTGTGTTCTCAGGGAAACCTTGCAGAACTCCAtcctttttgatttcttggagtagtttgagaagcattagagTTAGTTCCCCTTTCAGTTTTGTAAAATGTGGTTGTAAAGCCACCCGGGTCTGGACTCGTCTCTGCTGGGGACTCAGTGGCTGCGTTCGCCTCGCTACTTGTTATCCCgctattcagatctcccatgtccTCTGGActtaaccttggctgttgcaggtggattcatttctgagaggaggagcgtggtgggggcaagaggcacggagtcaccacacagacctgggagtcgggggggggggggcgggaagcAGGCCTGAAGCGAGCAGCCCgaagactcgtttatttcagttgctacagcagcttatatagccaaggcagccagtctggtcaaggggcggtctatgccctaaccaatcacagcctgttgccaggcagtttcccttaaagccatccaatcacagcctgttgccaggcagtttcagttgtcagcagccatcttggcatgaccttctcaccttctcattccaccacacttggCGAGCTGCATGTATCAGGAAGTCATGGTTCCTGTGGAACTGTCCGGAGCAGTTTCTTACAATGCTTTGGATTTCTGTGACGTCAGCTGTGAGATCTCCTCTTACTCCTCTCCTTTAACTTACCTCTCACTTTAGTATTCCAGGctgttcccttttctctttcttgatcctgTGAGGCTTTATCTGTGTCGTTAATCTTTCTAAAAAACAGCTgcttgttttattgattttttgtttgttttttttttataaatatttatttgaaagagttacacaaagagaggagaggcagagagagagagagagagagaggtcttctatctgctggttcactccccaattcacctcaaccgctggagctgggctgacctgaagccaggagccaggagcttcttccgggtctcaacgcgcgggtgcaggggcccaagcacttgggccatcctctactgctttctcaggccacagcagagagctggatcggaagtggagcagctgggtctcaaaccaacgcccatatgggttgccagcatttcaggccagggcgttaacccgctgcgccacagcaccggccccgtttGTTTTTTTAACTCCGTCTATTTTTGTTCTGATCCTTCTCCTTGCTTCCTGctacttttgggtttggtttacccTTGCTTTTCTACGTCCCTGAGATGCCTCATGGGATTGTTTGAAGTCTTTGTTTTCACAATCACTTCAGTCGCTGGGTCCCATTTTCCGGAAGTCGATGGAGTTTCCTCGAGGTGATTGACATCTTTGCCCAGGAGCCTGCAGCGCTCGGTTGCTCACCTCAGCTTGCGCACGAGGCGCAGCGACGGCTTCCCGGAGGGCCTCGCCGCCTGCAGGTGCGCCAGCCACTGTGCCCTCCAGGCCTGGATGCTGGTCCTCCCAGGTGGCCActcctctgcctgctctgctgtGATGTCACCACTGGAAGGCACCCTGGAATCGGGTTTGCATCAAGCCTGAAGTTGGGTGTCTTGCTGCTGCTTCAACACAAAGGGTGTTGCCGGTGGGGATTCGGCAAGGGCCTCCACGAGGTATCGCATCCCTGCGAGCCTCCgctggggccagctctggccagggCACCTCAGCAGTCAGCAGTCTGCCTCCCCATGTGCGGACTCGGCGTGTagctccctctgccctcccaagTGGGCAATGCTGCTGGCCATATTGTGTTGCCAGGGTTGGGGTAGGGATGGAGTGGACGGTTGTGTGGCCACCAGTGTCACTGCACTGGGTCACACCGGAGCCCAGCATACCATGCAAGCACACAGCCAGGATCCTGGCCACACTGCTGCAGTGGTGTGCTCAGCCCAAGAGCACCAGGTGCTGCCACGCGGGATGCCAGTCCATCCACCTGGGGCCTCGGGCTCTGTGTGGGCGCTGACCTTgggacaggggccagtgttggtcTTCAGTGAGCCAGCACCGAATTCCAAGGAGAATGCCTGTGCTCGGCCCCCGGCCACTCCCCCAGGgtggggcatcttccgctgcacAGAGCCTCTGAGTGCCAGAGTGGTGGCAGCAGCAAGCCCTGGGCGCAGCGCCAGAGGCCCCATCGGCAGGCCTGGCCTGGGAGCAGGGGTGAGGACTCTGCCTGGCCAGGGTTTCCCTGCGGAGGACCTCGCTTGGTCTGCTCCAGCTTGGGACTGCGCCtacttctccccccccccccagcaagtGGTGTCTCCCCTGCGCTGCTCGGGGGACATGGGGGCATGCCGTTCCTCAGGGTGGCGCTCCAGCCAGGCAGTGTGGCCTCAGCTCTCATGTGAGCAGCTGTCCAGCTGGCTTTGCTGCGAGAGGAAAGCCCCTGTAGGGCCACACTCGGACCGTCTTGCCCCACCCCCATTTTGCTTCCGAATCTGCTGTGAGGAAGAGAGTCTCTCGAGGTTGGCAGGCTCTCCAGGGCGACCCTGCCCATCCGCGGCCAGCTcgtgttctcatgggctttttccTCCAGAGCCCAAGTCCCACACACCTGCTGGGGACCACGCTGGTGGCTTccaggggccgggccaggcccacCGCTGAGGAGTCTTGTGTTTGCTCTCAGGAGGTGTTCAAGCCGAGTCCTCACAGGTCTGAGTCAGACACACGCGGAGCTCAGAGAACACAGCTCGAACTGGAGATGAAGCCCCAGGACGGAGCAGGACGTTAACCGACACGTGCAGAATCAGAGAAGTCCAGAAAGGACtgaggtcctgggaggcaggtaTCTGTTCTGTAGAAACCAAAGTCTTCGAACCATGTGGGAACTTAGCCTAAACGAGGCGGCTTTGCTCACAGCCCTGGAGTCCCCGGagtgacacaggcatccctgtCTCAGCTTCCGTGAGCAGGGGCTCAGCCAGGGGAGTGCTCCCCAGGACAGAAACAGGTGGACCCGGCTCCTGGAGTTTGCAGCTCTCTGCAAAGGGGACGCTGCCGACATGTCACGGTGAGGTGTGTGCAGAGGATTCTCCTCTGGGCTGGCTGGGAACAGCCACGCATGGCGAAAGGGACACATGTGCCACTGTCAGCAGTGAGTGTACTCTGGAGGTCGGgaggagcccatgagagaatCGCTCATAAGTGTGGTGCCCCTGCATGGGGGGCAGCTGTGGCGTGCACTCCTGTGCCCAGGCGGTGGGCGGCACGGCCCCTCCACCACGGCCTCTGGCTGCATGCAGGCTTTGATGGATTCGTTTCTCGGTTACAGCTTGACAGCAGTGACAGCCTTCCCAGCAAGGACAGTCACTTCCGCTGGCCGCACCTCTGCCCGCCTCCACCAGAAGTGTCTGCAATTCCTGGCGGTGCGGCCGGGGCCTGGCCATGGCCGAGGGCACAGCCCCCCAAGGCGAGACAGAACCCCAGCCGAGGAGCTACAGTGCGGGCAGTCCAGAGCAAGGGCCCCTTGACCACTCACGGCTACCACTGCTGCGTGGCCTCAAGTGGGCTGCGGGACACTCTGCCCCACTGCAGTGGGACCCAGAAGGCTCAAGTGTCATTGCCCACAGCCTCCGGAGCCTGGGGTGCGGGCACGTTCTGGCTGCAGTAGGGGCCGGGGGTCAGCCACACGGGGATGGTGTAGGAGGAGAGGAGCGGGCTTGCAGCCGCaggtccaggagggcagggctCCCACGCACACAGCAAGGGGCTGTGGGCATGGACAGACTGGGCTGGGCGGAGCCACAGGCCTGGGCTCTGCGGGAGCCACGTGGAGCAGGGCTCAGCCAGTACCGGAGTCTGCACTTTGGTCTCTCTTTAGTGCAGTcagctcctcctgcccctgcttcctgggggaccctcagctgggggctgggcctgcagACCACCCCCTCAGCGAGCACAGACGCTGGGCAGGTCCCTTGTGGGTCTCGTGCTGTCCCTGGGCAGCACGATGCAGACTGGCCTCACAGACAGCCTTGGAGCATGGTGCAATGGCCTGGCTCCCAGAATGCGCCAGCCCCGCCTGGCCCTGACATTCTCTGGGTCGTTCCTGCTCTGTCCTTGGGCCACTCTCGCCTGTGGCCCTGGGCCAGAACTTGTTTCTCTGCTCAGCCCACTCCAGGGAGGCGGGGATCAGGCCAGTCTGGAGCTGGCCTCTGAGGTCCACGGGGAACTGTGGGCACAGCTAAGGGGTGGAGGCCCCAACACCAAGCCCCTGGCCGTACCCTGAACGTGTGGCCCCacagctcctggcctgggaacCACGCATCGTgtcctggagcccacatggggcCCTGCCTTGGTCATGCTTCCCCAGGGCAATAGTGAGCCCTCGGTGGTCATGCAGAGCACACTGAGCCTGCTCGCCATCAGCTTCCAGTTGCGCCCTCAGTAAGGGTTCAGCCACTTCAGGTGCTTCCCAGCATGGCGCCCCTGCTGCTCAAGTGTTTGCGTGGACTGAGACACTGGCTCTAACGTGCGTCAGAAAGCTCCATGCACAGCACACAAGTTCCTAGGGCACAGAGGGGCCTGGAGTCACAGCACACAGGTTCCTAGGGCACAGAGGGGCCTGGAGTCACAGCACACAGGTTCCTAGGGCACAAAGGGGCCTGGAGTCACAGCACACAGGTTCCTAGGGCACAAAGGGGCCTGGAGTCACAGCACACAGGTTCCTAGGGCACAGAGGGGCCTGGAGTCACAGCACACAGGTTCCTAGAGGGACAGAGGGGCCTGGAGTCACAGCACACAGGTTCCTAGAGGGACAGAGGGGCCTGGAGTCACAGCACACAGGTTCCTAGGGTACAGAGGGGTCCGGAGTCACAGCACACAGGTTCCTAGGGCACAGAGGGGCCTGGAGTCACAGCACACAGGTTCCTAGGGCACAAAGGGGCCTGGAGTCACAGCACACAGGTTCCTAGGGTACAGAGGGGCCTGGAGTCACAGCACACAGGTTCCTAGGGCACAAAGGGGCCTGGAGTCACAGCACACAGGTTCCTAGGGCACAGAGGGGCCTGGAGTCACAGCACACAGGTTCCTAGGGCACAAAGGGGCCTGGAGTCACAGCACACAGGTTCCTAGGGCACAAAGGGGCCTGGAGTCAGAGCACACAGGTTCCTAGAGGGACAGAGGGGCCTGGAGTCACAGCACACAGGTTCCTAGAGGGACAGAGGGGCCTGGAGTCAGAGCACACAGGTTCCTAGGGCACAGAGGGGCCTGGAGTCAGAGCACACAGGTTCCTAGGGCACAAAGGGGCCTGGAGTCACAGCACACAGGTTCCTAGGGCACAGAGGGGCCTGGAGTCACAGCACACAGGTTCCTAGGGCACAGAGGGGCCTGGAGTCACAGCACACAGGTTCCTAGGGCACAAAGGGGCCTGGAGTCAGAGCACACAGGTTCCTAGAGGGACAGAAGGGCCTGGAGTCACAGCACACAGGTTCCTAGGGCACAGAGGGGCCTGGAGTCACAGCACACAGGTTCCTAGGGCACAAAGGGGCCTGGAGTCACAGCACACAGGTTCCTAGGGCACAGAGGGGCCTGGAGTCACAGCACATAAGTTCCTAGGGCACAGAGGGGCCTGGAGTCACAGCACACAGGTTCCTAGGGCACAAAGGGGCCTGGAGTCACAGCACACAGGTTCCTAGGGCACAGAGGGGCCTGGAGTCACAGCACACAGGCTCCTAGGGCACAGAGGGGCCTGGAGTCACAGCACACAGGTTCCTAGGGCACAGAGGGGCCTGGAGTCACAGCACACAGGTTCCTAGAGGGACAGAAGGGCCTGGAGTCACAGCACACAGGTTCCTAGAGGGACAGAGGGGCCTGGAGTCACAGCACACAGGTTCCTAGGGCACAAAGGGGCCTGGAGTCACAGCACACAGGTTCCTAGGGTACAGAGGGGCCTGGAGTCACAGCACACAGGTTCCTAGGGCACAGAGGGGCCTGGAGTCACAGCACACAGGTTCCTAGGGCACAGAGGGGCCTGGAGTCACAGCACACAGGTTCCTAGAGGGACAGGCCCGGAGTCACAGCACAAGGTTGTATTTGTGACAGAGtggcctgggctcccacatgtgtagcacaCAGGGTTGTGTAGGGGTACAAGCGTGGGCTCCCGCATGTGTCACACACAAGGTTGTGCAGGGCACAGAGTGGCCGGGAtggacatacacacatacacacaggaacTTCTAAAGCTTTATTCGTGAACAttcactgtggcatggcaggtaactGCACTGGCTCCCAGGTGGGAGGGTGCATGACTCTGGCTAAGCCACCTCTGCACTTGCCAGGCAGTGACATCACGGAGACTGTGAAGGTGCAGACGTGTGTGTATTCTGTCCAGTGCGAGTGATGTGACAACCTGCACTGCATGAAGACAGGGCTCCCCAGGTCTAGGTGAGGTGCACGTGACCTCTTGTGCCTGTGCAGCTGGAGAGGCCTGTGGGCTTCTGCTATTGCCCTTGTGTGGCCTGAGGGTACCTCGCAGGACCAGGGTGCGGAGCTGGGACAGCCAGAGTGGCAGCCAACCCTCAGCGGCATCGAGGTCTAAAGAGTTCATGGATGGCACAACTCTACTGAAGCCATGCATGGGGAAAGCAAACCTAAAACGAGCCCAGAGCAACACAGACACTGTGGCTGTTTCCCTGGAGAAAGTCCCCTCCTGCACAGCTGTCCATGTTCTGCACTGGGCCAGAACCTCCGGAATGGGCCCTGCCTTTGTTCACTGCCGCCTCCCTGTGCCTCCTCAGCTCCCCCTGACTTGTGCTCCTGTGACGACCAGTAGAGGGAGCAAGCAGGGCTCCCAGGAAAGCAGTCATCCCAGTTGAGTCAACTTTTTGTGTGGAGACACTTCACATACTAATTCCACCCATCACAAGCACGTGAGATCCAGGGTGTCAAGAGACCTCAGGACCTGACCATGGCACAACACTGAGGGCTGACCTTGAAGGCACACACAGGACATGAGGTCTGGGATGTGTGGCTGACCCCAGCAAGCCCCCTAGAGCCTTGGGTTTCTCATCTGAAAATGGAGACGTCTCACCAGCACTAAGGACCCCATACTGAGGGCTCGATCCCGGAAACACAGTGTGCAGTTGAGCTTCCTGGGACGGCAGGTACAGGGGGGAGCTGGACCCCTCCCATGACCCTCAAACCCTACATTGAATCTCAGCAGAGAAGGCAGGAGAAGGGGCAGGGGACAATGAGACACACaggaaggccagggctgggtcttaGGGTCCTTGGGCGGCCCCTAGAGCAGCCAGGCCGGGAGGGGAGAGGCCAAGGTCGGAGGATGCCACTGCAGGAaaggagctgggaggggctgggcgtgGGCAGCACCAGCCACCAGGACGGCCCGCAATGACCCTGGCCTTGCTAGCTAGCTGGCAAGCAG
Above is a genomic segment from Oryctolagus cuniculus chromosome 6, mOryCun1.1, whole genome shotgun sequence containing:
- the LY6K gene encoding lymphocyte antigen 6K isoform X2, with amino-acid sequence MFLLALLLALGLPQARPADNRTERQDPGLLRCHVCEKENDFSCQNAQDCAQRDTYCALAAIKIFPRFYYVSKQCTPYCPLIIIPADSPGRSFVILKPLPFVYIKCCKHPLCNDNVPNVNETAFREYPGRAGGRPRGRAVLSFLPALALASDGLRLL
- the LY6K gene encoding lymphocyte antigen 6K isoform X1; its protein translation is MGLGGDGQGQGPGPRRPLRPSAGPGTADTMFLLALLLALGLPQARPADNRTERQDPGLLRCHVCEKENDFSCQNAQDCAQRDTYCALAAIKIFPRFYYVSKQCTPYCPLIIIPADSPGRSFVILKPLPFVYIKCCKHPLCNDNVPNVNETAFREYPGRAGGRPRGRAVLSFLPALALASDGLRLL